The genomic interval aaatgacaataagaaaagaaagaaagaaatccttatttaaaagaaaaagaaattgtagtatatagtatataatataaattatataatggCGGAATATCctttataatttgttgttagaagttttgataatttttttttgtatatatatgtaattttatttcttctttataatttgttttcatttcgATATAATTGATCACTGTTTATTAAATGTTCAACCAAGTGACGTAGGTTGTTATTTGCATGTTTAATtcattgatttaaattaaaaattaatttaattaaattttatgtttttttttacagTTTTTTTTGCCACaaatattcattaaaaaattcaaatatttgacataataaaatcgTTTCAtaggaaaaaagagagagaaaatcaagctTAATACGATTGTGGGATGGGCCAAGCTTGAGTGCAGGTGATTTGATGATTGGTTATTAGGACTATCAATAGGTATTTGTAATCGAGTATTTGTATTATtcgatttaattaattaaaattaatatattttataatctaattagagtaatattttattattgttatagATTCAGATGATACTTTTAAGatacttttgatttaaatttgattatgtataataatttttaatattaaaatttaactttatatattattttttatttataaattttttataattaatgtcatatttattaaaattcattaattattttaaatataatttaaaaatttaaatttacctatgaattaattttaatttattaatttaaattttattaataatatatctaaattgattttaaatttattttaatcgaATACTTACTGAATAAAGAAATGTAAGATCAGATAACAATTAGAGAATTTAATCAgtatttgtaaaaattaaatactttatcaagaaataaaaattacataaaaaatatcaaataataaaattcgAATTAAAACACCTTACGGTCACTTGGTAGTGTTGTAGTTTCTCAAGTTGATTAGTTGGTGCGGACTGCGAAGAGGGAAGCGAATTAAGGGCTTAAAATCGAATGGCTCAAATTGGACCACAGCTTCGGCTCTCTTCCATATTTTCGTCATTCTTCAAtggaggaggaggagaagaCCGACGCTCTCTCTCCACCTTTTTGTCTTTGAAACCTCCTTCTAACCTTAACAGCGCTAAGCCTCGTTCTTTTTGCAAAGCTTCATGGCAAGAGGTCTCTCTCtatgcttttctttttgcaattTCAATCTGTTGTAATATACtcttattcaaataatatgCTGAAATGTATTTAGTTTGTTTCTTATTGATTTGCAGCTGGCGGGAGTGTTGGTATTTTCAGCAATTCCGTTCACGGTGGTCAAAGCCATCGCTAATAGCCCTCTAGGCGAGTCCCTGCAGAGGCAATTgttagagaagaagaaagaagctGTCCAAAATTCTTCAAAGTTCCGGGCTTTAGCTGACAAGGCAAGAAATGAGAGGTAATAATATTCTGGCTCTGGGATAAATAAAGAAACCTCCTTACGTATAGGGATATAGCCAGTGAGgcaagaaaaaagaagcacCAAAAGTTTCAAGCTTTTTTGGTTCTGCTTTTGTTCATTTCCCTGGTTTCTTccttaaataaattaagaatgctactctttgttttttttttttatgtctaATTGAATGCTCATGGTAATTCTGCATTTAGGTGTCTTTAATCATATTGATTACTATTAATAAGTTTGGGTAATAAGGATCACTCCACCTGTGGATGTCCgtcttaaaaatttaagaatttgtGCACTGggtattttgtttgtttaccAGCTCAGGTATAAGCTCCTGATAGAtactttattatatttttattaagagtgttatgtatatgtatattttacgGCCTATACCTCTGATTTCGCAGCTTCTGGTATGGAGAGGATCGCCCTCGCTGGCTTGGTCCCATCCGCTATGACTATCCTGAATACCTTACTGGAGAGCTGCCTGGGGATTATGGTTTTGATATTGCAGGTCTGAGCAAGGATCCTGTGGATTTTCAGAAGTACTTCAAGTAAGTCATTCATTTCACTTCATTTCTTCTAAAGTCATGGCTGTTTAAGACATTTACAGTGGAAAAATGtttgtttttaatatgatgcaaataaaaaatcatgacCTAATTTGTAATAGGATTATAGGTGCTGAGTTCATATAGCCAGTTGGAGAGCCATTGCAAAATAGTATGTATTATTGCTGAGGAGGTTCTGTGcatgtttcttttttgtggATCACTTTTCGCAACTTCATTCAGATGTATgaaactattttttctttttgttttcaaaatagttCACAATGTTAAACATCAGTACCATGGAGCGAGGCTTCCTGATTCAAGACAATCTATTCTCATGAAATTAGTAATGATGATagcttaaattattaaatgatcAAAGCAATCTCTTTTATGCAGTTTTGAAATACTTCATGCTCGGTGGGCTATGCTTGCAGCCCTTGGTGTTGTGGTTCCAGAAATATTAGATCTGTCTGGCTTCTCTCACTTTGTTGAACCTGTTTGGTGGCGGGTGGGCTATTCAAAACTTCAGGTTGTTAAAACTGCCTCAGTTCTTTAAGTATCCTTCATGGACATTCTGAAATGAATATATCCTGTTTCATCTTTGGTAATTCCCTTGGTGGGACTTCAGTGTCTATTTTAGTGCTGAATGAGTTTTCTAATTAATGCATTTAGTGCACTTTTTAAGTCTTCTACTTTAAGATATATATTATTGATGCAAGGCTTTAccttaattttagtaattttcaTTTGCTGATATTGCCATTGTAGAATACATGAAATGTAAATTGCTCTATTTATTGCATATCAAAACATATATTCGGTATATGTGGAGACTCAATGGGAGGAACGGCATATCAACATACAGGAACTGATTAATCAGATTTAAgttcatttgaaaattttatgttcgAAACAAATGACTATTAATAGTATTACAACTTACCCATTATACCTACTTGTTGATTTACACTAGGGAGAGACACTGGACTACCTTGGCATCCCAGGTTTACACTTAGCTGGAGGGCAAGGAGTGATTGTCATTGCTATTTGCCAGGCCCTTCTGATGGTAATGACTTTTTGGCAATTTCTTTATCTGTTCACTGGCCTTGACAAATATCATTACACTGTGTGCTTCAAATCATGCTTCATATTTTTGGCGCATGTAATAATTGGGGAAGGGGGGAAAGATTCTTGAGGGCATGTTAAACTCGTAAGGATTGTGCATCATTCTTTCGCTTATTGTTATATAAAGTTTATTATTTGTATGTAAAAAGGTTGGACCAGAGTATGCAAGATATTGTGGGATTGAGGCTTTGGAGCCTCTAGGGATTTACTTGCCGGGCGATATAAATTACCCAGGAGGAGTGCTTTTTGACCCATTAAACCTTTCCAAAGACCCAGTAGCTTTTGAGGAGCTGAAGGTGAAGGAGATTAAAAATGGGCGCTTAGCAATGGTTGCTTGGTTAGGCTTTTACTCCCAAGCAGCTTTGACAGGTAAAGGTCCTGTACAGAACCTACTTGAGCACCTCTCTGATCCATTTCACAATAACTTATTTTCCATACTCAAATCCATGTAGTACATATTTGTCAACTGCACCCAAAATACAGATACTTTGTAAAGCTCTTGGTAGACCACTTTTAACGTACTAATATATATAACTGATGATTAATTATGTGAATGAGATTTGGTGTTTTGGAGGGAAAATGTAGAGGTGAGAGATTTGAGATTTGTCTGTTGGCAAAATATGGTCTTTTTGGGTTGGAGAAGGGCGAAAATAGCGGAAAGAAACAAGGAATAAGTGAAGAATGTATATGGGGAAAGGGACATGAAGGAGGAGAAAGTCGACTGCCAGGCTGAACCATGCCAAACCAGccctttcttatttctttctttcttctttttttttttaaaagaaatttataaagGCCCATGAGCCCTAATGACCCAAAATCCTAAGATTGGGTTggactttttaattttaagcaAAATAAGCCTAATTTAaccaaggtttttttttaaaaaaatatgtccaatccaataaaaaaatatgatgtCTACAAGATTCATGCACCTATTATCAAGTCAATTGCTCATGTGGTTTTCCAGCAATATTTTTATGGATAAGTGTTTGAAGATTCAATTACGTGGAAAAATCCCAATTATCATCCCCTTCTCAAGGAATAATGCCCGAATCTCACGCTAAGCCCACCTTGTCGAGTTGATCTTTAAGAGCATTACACGTCCTCTTAATTAGCTAAATTAAATACCTCTCATTCAATTTGGCATATCATCATTCACGTTACTCTATCAATTCTTTAAAacttgaaatatatatatatatatatatatataatatgaaaagGGTGTTTGGACTTGCAAAAGGAAAAGGCACCAAAGTCTCTTGCAAATTCCCTATTTGATATTTAGATTGCGTTTGGTACTTTctaatgtaatgtgattgtctgaaaaataatattacagtATTtggtatataaataaagtaatgattaaaatgtaGAGAAAATAACATTGCAACGTTTCTTTTACaaatattttgttgaaaatgtaaTGTCAATTTTAATAGTTATctctatttattaaaatataaatttaatatacttgtatttttattgataattttatataatatcatgtcttaaatatatttttaatatcatatattttattttttattataattttatatattttatttttatttttaatatatttttttatattatatattttattttaattttttttaaaagataatataaattttattaacagTCACCATGAGAATAATCAAAAAACATTcttgaaatttatataaaaaataaattataatattataaaaaaattttaataaagtaaccaaattaaaatataaaaatattttaataatattacagAGTGCAATGTAATTTGATTGTATTAATTTAAACTA from Theobroma cacao cultivar B97-61/B2 chromosome 5, Criollo_cocoa_genome_V2, whole genome shotgun sequence carries:
- the LOC18598980 gene encoding chlorophyll a-b binding protein of LHCII type 1; this encodes MAQIGPQLRLSSIFSSFFNGGGGEDRRSLSTFLSLKPPSNLNSAKPRSFCKASWQELAGVLVFSAIPFTVVKAIANSPLGESLQRQLLEKKKEAVQNSSKFRALADKARNESFWYGEDRPRWLGPIRYDYPEYLTGELPGDYGFDIAGLSKDPVDFQKYFNFEILHARWAMLAALGVVVPEILDLSGFSHFVEPVWWRVGYSKLQGETLDYLGIPGLHLAGGQGVIVIAICQALLMVGPEYARYCGIEALEPLGIYLPGDINYPGGVLFDPLNLSKDPVAFEELKVKEIKNGRLAMVAWLGFYSQAALTGKGPVQNLLEHLSDPFHNNLFSILKSM